The Vitis vinifera cultivar Pinot Noir 40024 chromosome 18, ASM3070453v1 region ATAGGAAGAAACAAAGATTCAAACATATATAGATTTGTGCTAATTAGAAAGATAAAAGCAAGCTAGATTTAGATACATTCCAATCAATCTTGACTCCAGACATCAGCCAATTTGGCAAGGGCGGTGGTGGATGAACCCCCATCTTTCCAAGCTGCCAAAGCCATCACTCTCATCTTCCTGCTTCTTTCTCTCAGCTCCCTCCCCTCTTCACACTCCATCAACTCTCTCACTCTCCTCTCCACCTCAGCTCCACTCACAAACATATCCTCATCCCTCTGCTCCACTCTAATGGCCATCTTCATAACCTCCACCAGAGCTACCTTATTCATATGCTGCTCAGCATATAGAGGCCAGGCCACCATTGGCACCCCTGCGACCGCTGCCTCCAACACTGAGTTCCACCCGCaatgagttacaaatcctcccaCCGATGGGTGATTCAGCACCTCTACCTGCGGCGCCCATGACTTCACCACCATTCCCCAATCCTTGGTTCTTTCCAGGAACCCCTCTGGCATTAGAGCATCCAAATCAACATCGGCCGTCACTGCAATCTGCTTGCTTTTGTCGTTGGATGGTGGGTTCTTCACCACCCACAAGAATCTCTTGCCACTTCTTTCCAGTCCATTAGCTATCTCCTTCACCTGAGCGGGCGAGAACGTTCCGTTGCTCCCGAAGCACAAGAAGACAACACTCTGACTTGGCTGTGTGTCAAGCCAGGACAAGCAACCATGGCGAGCTACACTACCAGCAATATTGCTTTCATCTTCACTAGTATCCGCAATCAAAGGGCCGATGCAGTAAACTGGCGGAGTTGGCCCATTGGGAACACATGTCCCCCCCCTGATTGTCTTAACAGCTATTGGCTCAAGATCATGGAAAGTATTTATCAAAAGTCCATCGGATTTTGGCAAAAGCTCTGCGAAGTATAGCATATCATCATAGGCGGGGTCGTCTCGGTTGAGCCATGGTTCAAGCATTCGAGTGGCTTGTAGCGGAGGCAACCCAGGAAAGTGTAAAAACGTAGTGGGCATGTCCTTGAAGCTCTTATTGCTGCTCTCATACTGTTTGTGAATTGTCGGAAAGTAAAGGACAGCGGCAACAACAGCAGCACCGGAGGTGAGGAAGTGGTAAGTGGGAATACCAAGGTCACGAGCAACAGGAAGAGCTGAAGAGCAAAAGTAGTCGATGATGAATGCCCGAACGGTGGAAGTTTTGGAGAGTTGCTGGAGAGAATGGAGGACATTAGAGGCACTGAGACGGAAGAACTCAGAGAAGACAGCGACGATATTGCAAGTGGAAGAAGAGGTGTCAACCAATAGATAGGGGAAGCGGTGGAAAGAGATGGAAGGATTGGTTTGGGAGATGCGGTCAATGTAAGAGGTGGTGGCCGGGGTGTCAAAAGGACCAGTAGAGAGGAGAATGATGATGGagaatctgtgggagtaacGGTGAAGGATGAGCTTGCCTAGCTCTATCATGGACACCACATGGCCGATGCCTGGACCTGGATACAGGACTATTGCATCATCCATTGTTGCTTAGTGTTGGATCTCTGTATTGGACAAACTCAGAATGAGAACTTTCAGCTCGCCTCAATGTTAAGCTCAGTCAAAAAATACGGCAATATCGCATTATTGAACCAATATATAGTCTGCATCAAAGTGCGTGCCAACATATTTTTCACCTGCCACACGTGCCTGTCAACatctccattaaattatttgtccATCTTCAACTTTTGCAGCAATTTTAAAAGATAGTAGGTGAAAAAATATTGATGCATTATACGTTTTTTGCCGCAGGaagatataattttcaaaatcatcttACATAtttaaaagagattttttaccatttaaaaaaattggatttatattaaagatatctcttaaaaatacattttacataatttcaaaaaatccaatatatattaaagtgtctcttcaagagatatcttctataatttaacaaatttgaatttttttcatgaattagattttaagttaaaggtgtctcttaaagaaataccttctacaattccaaaaaatttgaatttatataaaaGGTGTCACTTGAAGAGGTACTTTTTACAATTCCACAAATTCCAATATATACTAAGTGTGTTTCTTGAGAGACACCTTTTATAATTCcagaaaatttgatttatactaaaagtgtctcttgaaaagatactttctacaattccacaaaatccaatatgtattGAAGATGTCTCTTCACatttcacaaaattttaatttatactacattctcatgaatttgattttaagctaaaagagacaccttctacaattttgaagagacatcttctacaattccaaaaaaattgaatttatactaaaggtgtctcttgaagagacactttccacaattccataaattccaatATATACTACAAGTGTATTTCCAAGAGACGCCTTCCattatttcacaaattttaatttatattatgtgtctcttaaatttgattttatattgaatcttcaaaagacaccttctacaattcccaaaaaattggatttgacAAACTCAAAATGAGAACTTTTAGGTCACTTCAATGTTAAGCTTAGTAAAAAAATATAGCAATATCGCATTATTGAACCAATAGTCTACATCAAAGTGCATGCCAACATATTTTTCCCCTACCACACGTTGCTTGTCAACATATCCATGAAGTTATTTGTCCCTTTTCAACTTTTGCAGCACttttaaacaataattattaataaatggtaggtgaaaaaaatattaattattaaaaaatggtaggtgaaaaaaatattaattattaaaaaatggtaggtGGAAAAAATATTGATACATTATCTGTTTTTTGCCACATGGAAggtataattttcaaaatcatgataCAGATTTAAAAGACACTTTCCATAATTccaaaaaatccaatatatattaaaagtgtctcttcaagagacatcttcCATAATTTGacaactttgatttttttttttcatgaatttgattttaagctaaaggtgtctcttaaagagacactttctacaatttcaaaaaaattgaatttatacaaAAGGTATCGCTTGAAGAggcactttccacaattttacaaattccaatatatactaaatgtgtctcttgagagacaccttctacaattttagaaattttgatttatactaaaagtgtttcttgaaaagacactttctacaattccacaaaatcaaatatgtattgaaggtgtctcttcgcatttgacaaatttgaatttatactGCATtctcatgaatttgattttaagctaaaagagacaccttctacaattttgaagagacatcttctacaatttcaaaaaaattgaatttatactaaaggtgtctcttgaagagacactttccacaattccataaattccaatAACTACAAGTGTTTTTTCAAGAGACGCCTTCCActatttcacaaattttaatttatattatgtgtctcttaaatttgattttatattgaatcttcaaaagacaccttctacaattcccaaaaaattggatttatattgAATGTGTTTCTTCAAGATACATCTTccataatttcacaaaatctaATATATACTAAAGAAGTCTCTTGAAAAGAAACATTTTACTATGCCCAAAAAAATCAGATCTATAGTGAAGGTGTCTTTTCCATAATTTcataaagtttaattttatacTACTATGTGTCTCTTTAaaagacaccttctacaattcccataaaattggatttatactgaaggtgtttcttcaagagacactttccacaattgcataaaatctaatatatactaaaggtgtctcttgattccacaatttctcaaaatttaattatattgattttatattgcaggtgtctcttgaaacacctacaattcccaaaaaaattggatttatactaaatccataatttataaaaaaaaaaaaagatttatacCAAaaatgtctcttcaagagacttTCCACAATTTCAATACACagttgaaaatttcaaatttatgccGAATGTGTTTCTctaagagacaccttccacaattccccaaaaaatggatttatgctaaaggtgtttcttgaagaaacaccttccataattttttttaaaattgggtttataTTGAAAGtgtcttcaagagacactttccacaatttccatacacaatggaaaattttgaatttatgttgAAG contains the following coding sequences:
- the LOC100243118 gene encoding UDP-glycosyltransferase 88F5; its protein translation is MDDAIVLYPGPGIGHVVSMIELGKLILHRYSHRFSIIILLSTGPFDTPATTSYIDRISQTNPSISFHRFPYLLVDTSSSTCNIVAVFSEFFRLSASNVLHSLQQLSKTSTVRAFIIDYFCSSALPVARDLGIPTYHFLTSGAAVVAAVLYFPTIHKQYESSNKSFKDMPTTFLHFPGLPPLQATRMLEPWLNRDDPAYDDMLYFAELLPKSDGLLINTFHDLEPIAVKTIRGGTCVPNGPTPPVYCIGPLIADTSEDESNIAGSVARHGCLSWLDTQPSQSVVFLCFGSNGTFSPAQVKEIANGLERSGKRFLWVVKNPPSNDKSKQIAVTADVDLDALMPEGFLERTKDWGMVVKSWAPQVEVLNHPSVGGFVTHCGWNSVLEAAVAGVPMVAWPLYAEQHMNKVALVEVMKMAIRVEQRDEDMFVSGAEVERRVRELMECEEGRELRERSRKMRVMALAAWKDGGSSTTALAKLADVWSQD